The Mobula birostris isolate sMobBir1 chromosome 14, sMobBir1.hap1, whole genome shotgun sequence genome includes a region encoding these proteins:
- the LOC140209838 gene encoding bcl-2-related protein A1-like, whose product MGYQQPNSEGFCYFLADDYFRFVLHGSQSQPAANSVAETLRRSGSSLYASGQELERCIDSLNLSSLEEAQRVLPNLMREVYSDGIDNWGRIVTLFAFCGILVRHLKEKGVPERELVEGVAQWVAQYTWTHKGAWIKNNGGWEKGFVEHFQEKKNPHFYAKIAAVTGIVAAFSFVIYQQ is encoded by the exons ATGGGTTACCAACAGCCAAACTCCGAAGGATTCTGCTACTTTTTGGCGGACGATTATTTTCGCTTTGTGTTACACGGTTCACAGTCTCAGCCAGCAGCCAACAGTGTGGCAGAAACCCTGCGCAGATCTGGCTCCTCCTTGTATGCATCCGGCCAGGAGTTGGAGCGTTGTATAGATAGTCTCAACTTAAGCTCTCTTGAGGAGGCACAACGAGTGCTCCCCAACCTGATGAGAGAAGTTTACTCGGACGGAATTGATAACTGGGGAAGGATTGTGACTCTGTTCGCCTTCTGTGGAATCCTGGTCAGGCACCTGAAAGAGAAAGGCGTCCCGGAGCGAGAGCTGGTTGAGGGCGTAGCTCAGTGGGTGGCTCAGTACACCTGGACTCACAAAGGCGCCTGGATCAAGAACAACGGTGGCTGG GAGAAGGGCTTTGTGGAACACTTCCAGGAGAAAAAGAATCCGCACTTCTATGCCAAGATAGCTGCTGTAACGGGGATAGTTGCTGCTTTTTCCTTTGTGATCTACCAGCAGTGA